The following are encoded in a window of Brevibacillus sp. DP1.3A genomic DNA:
- the mphJ gene encoding macrolide 2'-phosphotransferase MphJ — MSKNNVEQMLALAKNNGILVDPTTVKVNESGLDFLAIFASTIDGVPWVLRQPRRDDVVETARYEKKVLDLVAKHLRVEVPNWQVHTSEFIAYPILGGTPMATINMETKNYEWYLNPESLPELCIQTWAEALVELHGIHHDLARDAGVRVKQPSEARASLREKMNEVKRVFGVSGALWDRWQKWLADDTFWPAHSALVHGDLHPGHILVAENGKVTGLLDWTEAEVADPAIDFTVFYLLFGDTGLVDFIQRYEKAGGRVWPRMHEHIAEMTSAYPVILATFALKSGLEEFKIMARQALGVDENGKEIS, encoded by the coding sequence TAGAGCAAATGCTTGCACTCGCGAAAAATAACGGAATCCTTGTAGACCCAACTACCGTGAAGGTGAATGAATCCGGCTTAGATTTCCTTGCGATTTTTGCAAGTACGATAGATGGCGTTCCATGGGTATTACGCCAACCGCGCCGGGACGATGTCGTGGAGACAGCTCGTTATGAGAAAAAGGTGTTAGATCTCGTTGCCAAACATCTACGTGTCGAAGTACCGAACTGGCAGGTTCACACTTCTGAATTCATCGCTTATCCAATCCTTGGTGGCACACCGATGGCGACGATCAATATGGAAACAAAAAATTATGAGTGGTATTTGAACCCTGAATCTCTACCTGAACTGTGCATACAAACGTGGGCGGAAGCATTGGTGGAATTACACGGTATTCATCATGATCTTGCTCGCGATGCTGGTGTCCGCGTCAAGCAGCCTAGCGAAGCACGAGCAAGCCTTCGAGAAAAGATGAATGAAGTCAAACGCGTCTTTGGCGTTTCTGGGGCGCTATGGGATCGATGGCAAAAATGGCTTGCGGATGACACATTCTGGCCTGCTCACTCTGCTCTTGTGCATGGTGACCTCCATCCGGGGCATATCCTGGTTGCTGAAAACGGAAAGGTAACGGGGCTCCTGGATTGGACAGAGGCCGAGGTCGCTGACCCTGCTATTGATTTCACGGTCTTTTACCTATTGTTCGGAGATACTGGCTTGGTCGATTTCATCCAGCGGTATGAGAAAGCAGGAGGCCGTGTATGGCCGCGTATGCATGAGCATATTGCAGAAATGACATCAGCGTATCCCGTCATCCTTGCCACCTTCGCGTTGAAATCAGGGCTGGAAGAGTTCAAGATCATGGCACGACAAGCTCTAGGTGTCGACGAAAACGGCAAAGAGATCTCTTAA
- a CDS encoding PepSY-associated TM helix domain-containing protein has protein sequence MLFKKWNRNFHRYIGLIVSLFLLMWAITGFLLLNVPWYQEKATDLKTTMIEVPAQPEKLTISYVGEKLVETGEYTWDEIRSIAKSGDSFKVYVSREPILRLTVSSEGHITALKQDPILDFFYGLHVGEWEDLNYVTVLEIISILTAFLVVSGLIYFLPKRWFKKREKKI, from the coding sequence ATGCTTTTTAAGAAGTGGAACCGTAACTTCCACCGTTACATCGGACTCATCGTTAGCCTTTTCTTACTGATGTGGGCCATTACTGGTTTTCTCCTGTTAAATGTCCCTTGGTATCAGGAAAAAGCCACAGACTTGAAAACGACAATGATCGAGGTACCTGCCCAACCAGAAAAGCTAACTATTTCCTATGTGGGTGAGAAGTTAGTAGAAACTGGGGAATATACTTGGGATGAAATCAGATCGATCGCAAAATCAGGTGACTCTTTCAAAGTGTACGTTAGCAGAGAACCAATTCTGCGGCTGACTGTTTCTTCCGAAGGGCACATCACAGCCTTGAAACAAGATCCCATTTTAGATTTCTTCTACGGATTGCATGTGGGCGAATGGGAAGACCTCAATTATGTGACTGTGTTAGAGATTATCTCCATCTTAACCGCTTTTCTTGTCGTATCCGGGCTTATTTATTTCCTGCCCAAACGCTGGTTTAAGAAACGTGAAAAGAAAATATAA
- a CDS encoding DUF420 domain-containing protein, which yields MKQRNYTPIIVILTIAINTLVAILYFMPKNNDFSHLDLTFLPFFNAVMNSFTFIFLIAALVSIVKYKNMKMHRGYIFAAFSTTALFLVSYVIYHGMAPSTSFGGEGIVRPIYYFILITHILLSAIIVPFALITTARGLNMKVEKHKKIARWTMPMWLYVSATGVIVYIMISPYY from the coding sequence ATGAAACAACGCAACTATACACCGATTATCGTTATTCTCACCATAGCGATTAACACGCTTGTCGCCATCTTGTACTTCATGCCGAAGAACAATGATTTCAGCCATCTCGACCTGACGTTTCTGCCGTTTTTTAATGCGGTCATGAACAGTTTTACCTTTATATTTTTGATTGCCGCGCTTGTTTCCATCGTGAAGTACAAAAACATGAAGATGCATCGAGGATATATTTTTGCAGCCTTCTCCACAACAGCTCTCTTCTTGGTTTCGTATGTGATCTACCACGGAATGGCACCTAGCACTTCCTTCGGGGGAGAGGGAATTGTGCGTCCGATCTATTACTTCATCTTGATTACACATATTTTGTTGTCGGCGATTATCGTTCCATTTGCGCTGATTACGACTGCACGTGGACTCAACATGAAAGTGGAAAAACATAAAAAAATCGCCCGCTGGACGATGCCGATGTGGCTGTATGTCAGTGCGACGGGCGTTATTGTTTACATCATGATTTCTCCGTACTATTAA
- a CDS encoding amino acid permease — MENKELKRGLEARHIQMIALGGTIGVGLFMGSASTIKWTGPSVMLAYAIVGIFIFFIMRAMGEMLYMEPSTGSFATFGHKYIHPLAGYMTAWSNWFQWVIVGMAEIIAVGQYMQYWFPDLPPWIPGIIAMVILGAANLVSVKSFGEFEFWFAMIKIVTIVLMIIAGFGLIFFGIGNGGNAIGLSNLWENGGFFTGGWTGFFFALSLVIGAYQGVELIGITAGEAKDPKKTLTSAIQSIIWRILIFYIGAIFVIVTVYPWDQLQAIGSPFVATFAKIGITAAAGIINFVVITAAMSGCNSGIYSAGRMLYTLGVNGQAPKVFTKLSSNGVPLLGTIGVLIGLGIGVILSYIAPENLFVYVYSASVLPGMVPWFVILISQISFRKAKGAEMDNHPFKMPFAPVSNYLTIAFLIMVLIGMWINDDTRVSLIAGIVFLAIVVISFFALGVSKAVPLDEQSNK; from the coding sequence GTGGAAAACAAAGAACTGAAGAGAGGCCTGGAAGCCCGTCATATTCAGATGATTGCTCTGGGCGGTACGATCGGTGTTGGGCTATTTATGGGGTCTGCCAGCACGATTAAATGGACAGGACCATCTGTCATGCTAGCTTATGCAATTGTAGGAATTTTTATTTTTTTCATCATGCGTGCAATGGGTGAAATGTTGTATATGGAACCGAGTACGGGTTCATTCGCGACCTTTGGGCATAAGTATATCCACCCGTTAGCAGGATATATGACGGCTTGGAGTAACTGGTTCCAGTGGGTCATTGTCGGGATGGCAGAGATCATCGCCGTCGGACAGTATATGCAGTATTGGTTTCCGGATTTACCGCCTTGGATTCCAGGCATTATTGCCATGGTGATTCTCGGTGCAGCAAACTTGGTCTCGGTAAAATCATTTGGTGAATTTGAGTTTTGGTTTGCCATGATCAAGATTGTAACGATCGTTTTGATGATTATTGCAGGGTTTGGATTGATTTTCTTTGGCATTGGAAATGGTGGAAACGCAATCGGATTATCGAATCTGTGGGAGAATGGCGGATTCTTTACGGGCGGTTGGACAGGCTTTTTCTTTGCCCTTTCCTTGGTGATTGGGGCGTATCAAGGTGTCGAGCTCATCGGGATTACCGCAGGGGAAGCAAAAGACCCGAAAAAAACATTAACGAGTGCGATCCAAAGCATTATCTGGCGTATTTTGATTTTCTATATCGGTGCGATCTTTGTTATTGTAACCGTTTACCCTTGGGATCAATTGCAGGCAATCGGCAGTCCGTTCGTTGCTACTTTTGCGAAGATTGGTATTACCGCAGCTGCAGGTATCATTAACTTTGTTGTGATCACTGCTGCTATGTCTGGCTGTAATAGTGGGATTTATAGTGCAGGGCGTATGCTGTATACCTTAGGCGTTAATGGCCAAGCGCCGAAAGTTTTTACGAAGCTGTCTTCGAATGGTGTGCCGTTGTTAGGTACGATTGGTGTGCTGATCGGTCTGGGTATTGGCGTTATCTTAAGCTATATCGCCCCAGAAAATCTCTTCGTGTATGTGTACAGTGCGAGTGTGTTGCCTGGTATGGTACCGTGGTTTGTCATTTTGATCAGTCAAATCAGTTTCCGAAAAGCAAAAGGTGCTGAGATGGACAACCATCCATTCAAAATGCCTTTTGCCCCAGTGAGCAACTATTTGACCATTGCTTTTCTCATCATGGTACTCATCGGTATGTGGATCAATGATGACACACGTGTTTCCCTAATTGCCGGGATTGTCTTCTTGGCGATTGTGGTCATCAGCTTTTTTGCACTAGGAGTTAGCAAGGCCGTACCACTGGACGAGCAATCAAACAAGTAG
- a CDS encoding alpha/beta hydrolase, giving the protein MDFHRRVLPELRQTLAQFPGFQLEENLESSRAMLRNPPIVKSEHVRTTSRMIPGAAGEMLAKIYEPVQRTGSKLPAMLWIHGGGYVMGHPDMDDALCERFVQAANCVVVSVDYRLAPEHPYPAAIHDCYAGLTWMTDEAESLGIDLDRVAIAGASGGGGLTAALALMARDKGGPSLIFQMPLYPMIDNRNRTASSYEIEAENATWNRTNNLAAWSMYLGEGADDSQLSAYAVPSRAENLAGLPPTYTCVGQLDLFRDETIEYVTRLAQAGVDVEFHLYPGCYHCFEVFVPEAEVSQRAGQSYVDAMARALNPK; this is encoded by the coding sequence GTGGATTTTCATCGTCGAGTACTGCCGGAATTAAGGCAAACATTAGCGCAATTCCCTGGTTTTCAACTCGAAGAAAATTTGGAGTCGAGCAGGGCCATGCTGAGAAATCCGCCTATTGTGAAGTCAGAGCACGTACGTACCACAAGTCGAATGATTCCGGGCGCAGCAGGAGAGATGCTAGCTAAAATATACGAGCCCGTCCAGCGAACAGGTAGTAAGCTTCCGGCCATGCTGTGGATTCATGGAGGAGGCTATGTGATGGGGCACCCTGATATGGATGACGCTCTATGCGAACGCTTCGTACAAGCGGCTAATTGTGTCGTCGTATCGGTCGATTATCGTCTGGCTCCCGAACACCCCTATCCAGCTGCCATCCATGATTGTTACGCCGGTTTAACGTGGATGACAGACGAAGCTGAGTCACTCGGCATCGATTTGGATCGGGTTGCGATTGCTGGTGCAAGCGGGGGAGGGGGGCTGACCGCAGCACTTGCCTTAATGGCTCGCGACAAAGGTGGACCATCCCTTATTTTCCAAATGCCGTTGTATCCAATGATCGACAACCGTAATCGTACAGCGTCGAGCTATGAAATTGAGGCTGAAAATGCAACCTGGAACCGAACAAACAATTTGGCTGCGTGGAGTATGTACCTGGGCGAAGGTGCCGACGACAGTCAGCTATCCGCATATGCGGTGCCATCGAGAGCAGAAAACTTGGCGGGGCTGCCACCGACTTATACGTGCGTAGGACAGCTCGATTTGTTCCGAGATGAGACGATCGAATATGTGACGCGGCTTGCACAAGCAGGGGTAGACGTAGAATTTCATCTGTATCCCGGATGCTACCACTGTTTTGAAGTGTTTGTCCCCGAAGCGGAAGTGAGCCAGCGTGCCGGCCAAAGCTATGTAGATGCGATGGCAAGAGCGCTTAATCCTAAATAA
- a CDS encoding LLM class flavin-dependent oxidoreductase, with product MEIGITSFVETTPDVQTGEVISHAQRLREVVEEIVLADQVGLDVFGIGEHHRKDYAASSPAMVLSAAASLTKRIRLTSAVTVLSSADPVRVFQDFATLDGISNGRAEIMAGRGSFIESFPLFGYDLNDYEELFEEHLELLLKIQASEKVTWRGGHRPAIHNLGVYPRPVQNPLPIWIGSGGNQESVVRAGLLGLPLMLAIIGGSPRQFAPLVQLYKKVAMHAGHDVSRLTVGSHSLGFVAEDTELAADTFFPSTQAGMNKIGRERGWAYYNRASFDAARSFEGALYVGDPETVAQKIIHLRKTVGMTRFMMYVPISTMPHDQVMRAIELLGTEVAPRVREEITKWEAESQQESTFA from the coding sequence GTGGAGATTGGTATTACGTCGTTTGTGGAAACGACGCCGGATGTTCAGACAGGTGAAGTGATAAGCCACGCACAGCGATTGCGTGAAGTTGTCGAGGAAATCGTCCTCGCTGATCAGGTTGGGCTTGATGTATTTGGCATAGGTGAACATCATCGCAAGGATTATGCAGCTTCTTCTCCAGCAATGGTGCTGTCTGCGGCAGCGTCACTGACAAAAAGGATTCGGCTGACGAGTGCAGTGACAGTGCTTTCGTCGGCTGATCCAGTGCGTGTTTTTCAAGATTTTGCGACACTGGATGGCATTTCGAATGGACGGGCAGAGATTATGGCGGGACGCGGTTCCTTTATCGAGTCGTTTCCCCTGTTCGGCTATGACTTGAATGACTATGAAGAGCTGTTTGAAGAACATTTGGAACTGCTCCTGAAAATACAGGCGTCCGAAAAAGTAACCTGGAGGGGCGGTCATCGGCCAGCTATTCATAATTTGGGCGTGTATCCACGGCCTGTTCAGAATCCTTTACCCATATGGATTGGTAGCGGAGGCAATCAGGAATCTGTTGTTCGTGCAGGTCTGCTGGGATTGCCATTAATGCTAGCGATCATTGGTGGAAGTCCGCGGCAGTTTGCACCACTTGTGCAGCTTTACAAGAAGGTGGCCATGCACGCTGGTCATGACGTATCGCGATTAACGGTTGGGTCTCATTCACTTGGATTTGTTGCAGAAGATACGGAACTGGCGGCAGATACATTTTTTCCTTCTACACAAGCAGGAATGAACAAAATCGGAAGGGAGCGGGGCTGGGCGTATTATAACCGTGCTAGCTTCGATGCCGCACGCAGCTTCGAAGGGGCATTGTATGTGGGTGATCCAGAGACGGTGGCCCAAAAGATCATCCACCTTCGCAAAACAGTAGGCATGACACGCTTCATGATGTATGTGCCGATATCGACAATGCCGCATGATCAGGTAATGAGAGCCATTGAGCTGCTAGGAACAGAGGTAGCGCCTCGGGTGCGAGAGGAAATAACCAAGTGGGAAGCAGAGTCACAGCAAGAATCAACATTTGCTTAA
- a CDS encoding MFS transporter, translating into MEEVIEKVTAKADRKADSVQGSPMPRYVTLLFAVACGMSVANIYFAQPLLDHLSIEFGIDYSIIGILITLTQIFYAVGLLLLVPLGDLLNQRRLIIGQMFLSVVALVIVGTASTSTVLFTGIAAIGLLAVVTQTIVAFAATMADPAERGRVVGVVTSGIVIGILLARTIAGILTDLAGWRSVYLVSAAFLLVMVCVLFRVLPNREREVKSLSYLQLLRSVLMLFAQERLLRIRSVLAMLIFAAFSILWTPLVLPLSAPPLSLSHTAIGAFGLAGVAGALAAARAGKLADRGYGQRTTGFALSLLLLSWLLISYTEQSLFALAIGIVLLDLAVQAVHVTNQSMIFTLGAEARSRLTAGYMVFYSIGSSTGSIASTYTYAHFGWEGVCLLGASVSALALVYWAVTRRVS; encoded by the coding sequence ATGGAGGAAGTTATTGAAAAAGTAACGGCTAAAGCCGATAGGAAGGCGGATTCAGTGCAAGGCTCTCCCATGCCTCGCTATGTAACACTATTGTTCGCGGTTGCTTGCGGGATGTCAGTTGCGAATATTTACTTCGCGCAACCACTACTTGATCATTTGTCGATTGAGTTCGGGATTGATTATTCCATCATTGGGATTCTCATTACCCTTACCCAAATCTTTTATGCAGTAGGACTGTTATTGCTTGTGCCGCTTGGCGATTTATTGAACCAGCGCCGCCTGATTATCGGTCAGATGTTTTTATCTGTGGTAGCGCTGGTTATCGTAGGGACTGCCTCCACCAGCACGGTACTATTCACAGGTATAGCTGCAATAGGATTACTTGCCGTTGTGACGCAGACGATCGTTGCATTCGCGGCGACAATGGCTGACCCTGCTGAGCGAGGGCGAGTAGTTGGAGTAGTTACAAGCGGAATCGTCATTGGCATACTTCTAGCGCGAACCATTGCGGGGATATTAACAGATCTTGCGGGGTGGCGTTCTGTATATCTAGTCTCTGCTGCATTTCTATTGGTAATGGTTTGCGTATTATTTCGGGTATTGCCAAATAGGGAGCGGGAGGTAAAGTCGCTATCCTATCTCCAGTTGCTTAGGTCGGTACTGATGTTGTTCGCACAAGAAAGGCTATTACGTATTCGCTCTGTTCTGGCTATGCTGATTTTTGCTGCTTTTAGTATTTTGTGGACGCCATTGGTACTGCCTCTGAGTGCGCCACCATTATCTCTGTCGCATACGGCGATCGGGGCGTTTGGCCTCGCAGGAGTTGCCGGAGCGTTAGCAGCAGCAAGGGCAGGGAAGCTTGCAGATCGAGGCTATGGACAGAGAACGACGGGCTTTGCTTTGAGCCTATTGTTACTATCCTGGTTGTTAATCAGCTATACAGAACAGTCCTTATTTGCCTTGGCGATAGGTATAGTTTTGCTTGATTTGGCGGTACAGGCCGTGCATGTTACGAATCAAAGTATGATCTTCACCCTGGGTGCAGAGGCGCGGAGTCGGCTCACGGCGGGGTATATGGTTTTCTATTCGATCGGCTCTTCTACTGGCTCCATTGCCTCGACCTATACATATGCGCATTTTGGTTGGGAGGGAGTATGCTTGCTCGGAGCCTCTGTCAGTGCTTTGGCTCTGGTGTATTGGGCAGTGACCAGACGCGTTTCATGA
- a CDS encoding TetR/AcrR family transcriptional regulator: protein MARTREFDEEKVLDAAMQLFWEKGYEATSLSDLTSRMGIQRPSIYSTFGDKKELFEAALRRYTMSRASEIRTKLQNQPSVKAAFRLFFKEVADEEYTEGLSRGCFCINTMVELAPHDEKFEILTREHQMYLSVIFQETIERGIQSGELDSSIDAKATAQALIVSLIGLTVIMKSRPTRSFVDNSIEVTLTLLR, encoded by the coding sequence ATGGCAAGAACACGCGAATTTGACGAAGAAAAAGTACTAGATGCAGCTATGCAGCTCTTTTGGGAGAAGGGGTATGAAGCTACCTCATTAAGTGATTTAACTTCCCGAATGGGTATCCAGCGCCCCAGTATTTACTCGACCTTTGGGGACAAAAAAGAATTGTTCGAAGCCGCACTACGCAGATACACGATGTCTCGTGCTTCCGAGATACGAACGAAGCTTCAAAACCAGCCATCCGTAAAAGCGGCATTTCGCCTTTTTTTTAAAGAGGTGGCCGATGAGGAATATACGGAAGGTCTCAGCCGAGGATGCTTTTGCATTAATACCATGGTCGAGCTAGCCCCTCATGATGAGAAATTTGAGATTTTGACAAGGGAACACCAAATGTACCTCTCAGTCATCTTTCAAGAAACGATCGAGCGAGGTATCCAATCAGGTGAACTCGATTCGAGTATAGACGCGAAAGCTACCGCACAAGCGCTTATCGTATCGTTAATTGGACTGACCGTAATCATGAAATCTCGTCCAACTCGATCATTTGTTGATAATTCGATAGAAGTTACACTTACGTTACTTAGATAA
- a CDS encoding methyl-accepting chemotaxis protein: MIKKMITSYKASLSKQILFFLVLLIVVPSVVLSLTLTQLARNQLERELLSQVESVTTMITQVLNNSYQDYSVTIDSFADVQVPPGQNADTYIYDRIRNIEKDIDNVLAAFMYYDNRYYNSAKKEIDPTTRDWYKQAMQHKGQVIVTPPYIDAVSGSYVITFAKTLSDGTGVAGIDVSIDHLNELVKTYKIGEKGYVSLFDQNNVTLSHPRFPQGKPLEDVRFQVMRDQEQGSFEMDDDELREYYHFNKQNSLGLNVVSVIDWSEINQKTGPLLRTSFLFIVLLLALIALFVWIFMKRTVRPILQLKQLTDSIAQGDLTVRSIESGRTDEIGQLQSNFNTMSQSLSDVLRQITDHSEQISASSQHLSANSEENVQTIEQVAASMQEIASMSSDMNRSIDTVKQSATQAQQELDDAIRILRESTEMSQVITSLANTGEESLGAARQQVNMIVEHSTRSKDEMEELKRVAGEISGVTNFIQDIASQTNLLALNAAIEAARAGQEGRGFAVVADEVRKLADQTGAAAEKIDSLIGEVQNRVLHMVRRTEEGVDSATAGSDLTQSVEQRFTEMNEAINHIDAHLAQVAHVSEGLMHSNTAMLVAFGESSAMSQATAQEVDQVAAASEEQNASMEEVAASAGHLANIAEELQSLVQRFKLER, translated from the coding sequence ATGATTAAGAAAATGATTACTAGTTATAAAGCATCGCTATCCAAGCAGATCCTATTTTTTCTCGTCTTGCTTATTGTTGTTCCCTCTGTCGTTCTGAGCTTGACCTTAACACAACTGGCGCGCAACCAGTTAGAGCGCGAATTGTTGTCCCAAGTCGAATCGGTTACCACGATGATTACACAAGTACTCAATAATTCGTACCAGGATTATTCTGTTACGATCGATAGCTTTGCGGATGTTCAAGTTCCGCCGGGGCAAAATGCGGATACGTATATCTATGATCGCATCCGCAATATAGAGAAAGACATCGACAATGTTTTGGCTGCGTTCATGTACTACGACAATCGATACTACAACTCGGCGAAAAAGGAAATTGATCCGACTACTCGCGATTGGTACAAGCAAGCGATGCAGCATAAGGGGCAGGTCATTGTGACGCCACCTTATATCGACGCGGTGAGCGGAAGTTACGTGATTACGTTTGCCAAGACGCTCTCGGACGGTACAGGAGTAGCGGGAATCGACGTTTCTATCGATCACTTAAACGAGCTGGTAAAGACGTACAAGATCGGGGAAAAGGGATATGTCAGCTTGTTCGATCAGAATAACGTGACACTGTCGCATCCGCGATTCCCACAAGGCAAGCCGCTTGAAGACGTGCGCTTCCAAGTGATGCGTGATCAAGAGCAGGGTTCTTTCGAAATGGATGATGACGAGCTTCGTGAATATTATCATTTCAACAAGCAAAATTCGCTCGGATTGAATGTCGTTTCCGTGATTGATTGGAGTGAAATCAATCAAAAAACGGGGCCACTGTTGCGGACTTCGTTCTTGTTCATCGTACTATTGCTTGCCCTTATTGCCCTGTTCGTTTGGATATTCATGAAACGCACGGTGCGACCAATCCTACAATTGAAGCAACTGACCGACTCGATCGCGCAGGGGGATTTGACAGTCCGGTCTATCGAGAGTGGAAGAACGGATGAGATAGGGCAGCTGCAATCCAACTTCAATACGATGTCGCAATCGTTGTCCGATGTCCTGCGTCAAATTACCGATCATTCCGAGCAAATCTCTGCTTCCTCCCAGCATTTGTCTGCGAATTCGGAGGAGAATGTGCAAACGATTGAACAAGTGGCTGCTTCCATGCAAGAAATAGCGTCCATGTCTTCCGATATGAATCGGAGTATAGATACCGTGAAGCAATCGGCGACTCAAGCGCAACAGGAGCTGGATGATGCCATCCGCATCCTGCGTGAGAGCACGGAAATGTCGCAGGTCATCACCAGTCTGGCCAACACCGGAGAGGAGTCCCTCGGAGCGGCGAGACAACAGGTGAATATGATCGTGGAGCATTCCACTCGTTCAAAAGATGAGATGGAGGAGTTAAAACGGGTTGCTGGAGAAATTAGCGGGGTGACGAATTTCATCCAAGATATCGCCTCTCAGACGAATTTGCTAGCGTTGAATGCAGCTATTGAAGCGGCACGTGCCGGGCAAGAAGGCCGCGGGTTCGCTGTCGTCGCTGATGAGGTACGCAAGCTGGCTGATCAGACAGGTGCTGCTGCTGAAAAGATCGACAGTCTGATCGGCGAGGTTCAGAATCGCGTCCTTCACATGGTAAGACGCACGGAGGAAGGCGTGGATTCTGCTACAGCGGGAAGTGATTTGACACAATCGGTTGAGCAGCGTTTTACGGAGATGAATGAGGCCATTAACCACATTGATGCGCACCTCGCGCAAGTAGCCCACGTCAGCGAAGGGTTGATGCATTCAAATACAGCGATGCTTGTAGCCTTTGGTGAATCGAGCGCCATGAGCCAAGCCACTGCACAAGAGGTCGACCAAGTCGCAGCGGCCAGTGAAGAACAGAATGCTTCGATGGAGGAAGTGGCGGCTTCGGCAGGGCATCTTGCCAACATTGCTGAAGAGTTGCAGTCATTGGTGCAGCGTTTTAAATTGGAGCGCTAA
- a CDS encoding SDR family oxidoreductase, producing the protein MNILVTGATGFLGKKLSQDLLNEGHTLYLLARNEKKASDLLHSFAEKHRARVHILLGDVSKKGLGVSENDLGQLNRKIDAMYHIAAYLSFDPAQKPQTYEVNVEGTKNTLQFAEAIGSPRFIYVSTAYTIGTETEGQEALYSPERSFVNNYEETKCLAEHLVFCYSDKMETIIVRPSIIIGDSKTGEADTNFGLYGLLKGLRVLKRRASRAEGWENQKYRILVDVDVNSNLVPVDYVSSVLLAALTHGEHKEIYHATNPVPPTQQLVVDCIKEVLDFPNLVPVPFETDELLSEEEKTFNASMSLFHSYWKRSISFPNDNTKKLLQKVGQSELQMDKEMLIGIMSGFQKQAVLT; encoded by the coding sequence ATGAATATCCTTGTAACCGGAGCAACAGGTTTTCTCGGAAAAAAACTATCCCAAGATCTATTAAACGAGGGTCATACCCTTTACTTACTCGCTCGAAATGAAAAAAAGGCAAGCGATTTGTTGCATAGCTTTGCCGAAAAACACCGAGCACGGGTACATATTTTACTAGGTGATGTTTCGAAAAAAGGCTTGGGCGTCTCTGAAAATGATCTAGGACAGCTCAACCGAAAAATAGATGCGATGTACCATATTGCCGCATACCTGTCCTTCGATCCCGCTCAGAAACCACAGACGTACGAGGTAAATGTTGAGGGAACAAAAAATACGTTACAATTCGCAGAAGCCATTGGCTCGCCCCGCTTTATCTATGTGAGTACGGCTTATACCATCGGCACCGAAACAGAAGGACAAGAAGCGCTGTACAGCCCGGAACGCTCCTTCGTAAACAACTACGAAGAGACAAAATGCTTGGCAGAACATCTCGTCTTCTGCTACAGCGACAAAATGGAGACCATCATTGTCAGACCGTCGATCATTATCGGTGATTCCAAAACGGGCGAAGCCGATACCAATTTTGGCTTGTATGGATTATTAAAAGGTCTTCGCGTGCTGAAAAGAAGAGCGTCCCGAGCAGAAGGCTGGGAAAATCAAAAGTACCGGATCTTGGTGGATGTCGACGTGAACTCGAACCTCGTTCCGGTTGATTATGTCTCTTCTGTCTTGCTCGCTGCACTTACCCATGGCGAGCATAAGGAAATCTATCACGCTACCAATCCTGTTCCCCCTACCCAACAATTGGTGGTCGATTGCATCAAAGAGGTCTTGGATTTTCCGAATCTAGTTCCTGTTCCATTTGAAACAGACGAGCTGTTATCAGAAGAAGAGAAAACCTTTAATGCATCTATGAGCTTGTTCCATTCATATTGGAAGCGGAGTATCTCTTTCCCGAATGACAACACCAAGAAACTGCTGCAAAAAGTGGGTCAAAGCGAATTGCAGATGGATAAAGAGATGTTGATTGGGATTATGAGTGGATTTCAGAAGCAGGCTGTGCTTACGTAG
- a CDS encoding RidA family protein, with the protein MTHVKTYNHGVAWEEGFGLTQGYSVHGTIYISGQFSHDMQGAFVGEGDFEAQTRQTLENLDRVLAGFDVTRSNIAEMEIFLTNPQEHFEQCVGLYKEYVGDHRPAGTLIGVSGLAFPHQLIEIRAVAHTD; encoded by the coding sequence ATGACTCATGTCAAAACCTACAATCATGGTGTCGCTTGGGAAGAAGGTTTCGGCCTCACACAAGGTTATAGCGTCCATGGTACCATCTACATTTCGGGGCAATTTTCTCACGATATGCAGGGCGCATTCGTTGGCGAGGGCGATTTCGAGGCACAAACCCGGCAGACGTTGGAGAACCTCGATCGCGTGCTGGCGGGATTTGATGTTACGAGGTCGAACATCGCTGAGATGGAGATCTTTCTGACTAATCCGCAAGAGCATTTCGAGCAGTGCGTAGGTCTGTACAAAGAGTATGTGGGCGACCATCGTCCGGCCGGTACCCTCATCGGCGTGTCTGGTCTTGCGTTTCCTCACCAACTGATTGAAATCCGCGCCGTCGCACACACCGACTAA